The Topomyia yanbarensis strain Yona2022 chromosome 3, ASM3024719v1, whole genome shotgun sequence nucleotide sequence GAGTTAATCCTCGGTTCCAAATATTGAAGCTGTCGGTtgtcaagtccgaatcaaaggcagacattgttcccttatacatcgcacctcagctggttcaAGAAGCCTTCAACTCCCACGATATGCCATAGGGTTGTCTTCACGTTGATAATCGTTCTATCTCGTCGATTTTAATATGATCATTACTACTCTACCAACTTAATGCATGctgaaaacgcggttattgacaCCGGTTTGTCAAAGGATTAGCGAGAGAAAGAATGTTTCATCTGATCGCCATGTCCTACgatgtataaattctattcaaCCTGTTCAATACTCACCTTTAATCCACCACAACATGAACCTgaattgaaatgaaattttatgcattgtacATACCTGTAAATACTCACCTAGCCCTAAGAAAAGGTGAACTAATCATagtattttagaaacaaaaTGCAATGTAAAATACTTACCGTACGATTCGCACAGTCAGCCCACTGTGCAAACCctaagcagaaatggattctgcAAACAATAACATAGCTGTCAAACAGCCGCAGCATAAAACACACATAGACAAATGTACACAAATAGCATACAATAAACAGATAATTAAAACGCAATCGTTGGTGTCGGTcgcagaaaaatagttttttcgagttttcattttcgCGATATCCAAGTTCCCTACAAACCCGTTATACTCGCGCGCGATCTCCAGCGGAAGGTGCAGTGGATGCAGAAGAAAGTCCTGATCCAGCAggtgaaaataggagaaaagtGTTTCGGAAAGATCCAAAAGTGAGAAGAGTAGCGAAGTGCGTGAACATaaatttggtccttcgagccggatcttGAAGAAAAGTGCCCGCGAGTGAACAGAAAACTGCCCAGAATAGGCAAAAAAGTGAACAGAAAACTGCCCAGAATAGGCAAAAAGTGAAGATAAAACTGCCCAGAATAGGCAaaagtgattgcaaattgcCCAGAATAGGCGAAAAAATCGCGAAGAACGGCCCCGCTGTAGACGGGTATAGCCAGAAAAAGTGCGCGAAAAGTGATTTTCGGTAGCGTCCCCAAGCGGCAAACTAGCCATTTTACGCGGTAGTGCAAACAAAACCGCATAGTGTTCCCTCCAAGAAACCACCATCGCAGAATATTTACATCGTCACAACGAGTAGTGCGTGCGAGACACAGCCAGCTGACGATAGCTTTTTAAGTTTCGcggtgaaatttttattttgcaaaTTGACTGTTCGGGTGCATTTTGGATTCTTGGAGGTTGAAAAGTGCGTGAGTGAACGGGAATACGGCGCTACCGAAGAAGAAAATGGCCGACGAGAGGAAATTTAGTGAGTTGGAGCTGACGAAGCAGAATATTGTCGATTCAATGGCTTTGTTGGAATATTATGCGAAGGAGTTCGACAAGGACAGTAAGTTTGCGGGCCAAGTAGAAGCGTGGGCGGAAAAGTTGGAGAAATTTTACGACGAGTTTCACCGGACGGTGGTGAAATTGGAGATGTTTTCCACCGATAAGGAGCCAATCGACCTGAAAAAGGAACGGCAGTTGTTCGACGGTCGCTATTATGCTCTTCGGTCCTTCTACTTGGCCAAACTGGCGAAGAAAATACGTTCTCCCCCTTCTGCCAACCCCGCACCATCGAGACCAATGAACATCAGGCTTCCGGAGCTTAACCTACCCAAGTTTAGCGGTAAGTTGGAAGACTGGTGTGTTTTTCGCGATTCGTTTGAATCCGCTGTAGGTTCCCGGAGCGACATCAGTGCGGTCGAGAAGATGCACTATCTGAAGGGCCTCGTTCAAGGGGAGGCAGCGCGCATTCTCGACCCTATCAAAATAAGCGAGCAGGGCTACAAGGACGCTTGGCGAACGTTGCGGCTGCGTTTTGAGGACAACCGGCAGTTAATCAAGTGTCACATTCGGACGCTTTTCGACACTCCAGCGATGCGCAAGGAATCAGCTGAAGATCTGCTTGCGCTGATCGATCGCTTCGAGCAGCAGATATCCGTTCTGAAGAGCTTGGGTGAACCAGCCGACCGATGGAGCTCTATCCTGGTTTACCAGCTATCTATACGCCTCGATCCTTGTACGCTCCGGGAATGGGAGAACCACTGTAGCAAACTCGATGCTGACAACATCGCTTCGGTTCTGGGAGGAACCGCCGGCACATCAGAGGACACAAGCACTGGTGCGTCAACTTCAATGCCATCATACGTGACGATGGTAAACTTCCTCCAGAACTACGCTCGAGTTTTGCAAGCAGTTTCTTCAGCCACTTCGAACACCGCTCCTCCTCGCAGCAAGCCAAATCCGACATCCAAGCTAGCAGCTTTTCCAGTCGCAGCTACACAGCAAACTGCAGTATCCAGTGCACCCTCTTCCAGCGCCAGCAAGCCGAAGCCGTGCGACAAGTGCGGTGAGAGTCATTACCTGTACAGCTGTCCGGAATTTCGGAAACTCAACCTTCGCCAACGGATCGACCTGGTAAGACAGAAAAACCTTTGCATTAACTGTTTGAGATCGAGTTCCCATTATGCCCGGAACTGTTCTGGGTCAAGATGCCGTACATGTACCAAGAAGCACCACACGCTTCTTCATACTGAGCCCTCTGACGACAATCCCGCTTCTGGTCAAGCCACCGGATCAACTTGCTGTGTTGCCCTCCAGCCGACTCTCACCGCAGCATCTGCGCTGCATGCTCCAAACTCACTGTCACCCCAGTCTGTTTCGCAAGCTCCCATCCAGCAACCGTCTACCTCTACCTCAATCGCAAACTTATCCCACATGCATGCGCCTTCCATGAGTTCTCAGACTGCCCTCGTATCACATACTGGTGAAGTGATTCCTGGAACCGTTTTCCTTCCGACGGCGCTAGTGAATATCCGTAACGGTAGAGGTCGCATCGTCACTGCTCGTTGCTTGCTGGACTGTGCTTCCCAACGCAACTTTGTTTCTGGGGCTCTTTGCGAACGACTGCAGCTTCCTCGCATCCGATTGCCGCATGCTATCCCGATAAGCGGAATCGGAAACACTACAACGCTGGTTGAATACCAGGCCACGATAACCATCTCCTCTCGAGTCACTCCCTTCTCCGTACAATGCTCCATGCTCGTTCTGCCTTCCATTACCGTCAAGCTGCCCCAGTCGACGGTAGAAGCCCGCCACTGGCCGATTCCAAAGCACGTGGAGCTTGCAGATCCAACATTCGCTGTTACTGGCGACATCGGCATGATTCTGGGTGCCGCCCATTTCTTCCAAATTCTTCGATACGGCAGGATATCACTCGGGGAAGAGTTACCGCTTCTGCAGAACACAGAGTTCGGTTGGGTCGTCTCCGGAGAGTGTTTATTGGAAAACCACGATCACAGCGATCCACGCAAGTGCCAGTTCAGTAATCCCTGCACAATCGATGAATTGGTCAACCGATTCTGGCAGCTCGAAGAAGTCCACGATGCAAAGGGATGGTCTCCGTCGGAACGATACTGTGAGGAACATTTCTTGAAGAACACCACCCGCAACTCCGAAGGCCGCTACGTCGTCAAGCTGCCCAAGCGTGACGAGCTGCTTTGGCAGTTAAAGGACAACAAATACAACGCCACCCGCCGCTTCTTCTCTCTGGAACGATCACTCGGTGCGAGTCCCGATAAGAAGGCGATGTATCAGCAGTTCATCCACGAGTACGTGAGATTGGGACATATGCGGGAGATTGGCCCCGATGAAATCGACGCGCAACCGCAATACTACCTTCCACACCACGCTGTGATGAAACTCGACAGCACCACTACAAAGCTTCGTACCGTATTCGACGCATCATGCCGCTCGAAGTCCGGTATCTCGCTGAACGATGTCCTGCTTCCTGGTCCCACAATCCAGGACACTCTCGTGACGATTGTCCTCCGTTTTCGAATCCACCAGTTCGTGTTATCTGCggacattgaaaaaatgtacCGGCAGATTTTGGTCCATCCCACCGACCAACCGCTGCAGCGAATTCTCTGGCGCGACGATCCCGAGGCTCCACTGAAGAGCTACCAGCTCCGCACCGTCACATACGGCACAAGCagtgctccatttttggcaactaggGTGCTGCAGAAGCTCGCCGATGATGAAGGGCAACATTTTCCGCTGGCGGAACCCGCTGTCCGCCACGACTTCTACGTCGACAATTTGCTGTCCGGTTCTGACGATGCTGAATCTCTCGCCGTTACCTGCAACCAGCTCATTGCAATGCTCGCATGCGCAGGACTTCCTCTCCGACAATGGTCTTCGAATTGTCAAGCTATTCTTGATACCATTCCGTTGGAGCTCCGAGAGACGAAAACACTACTCGATTTGGACCACGAGTCCTCCGTGACTGCACTTGGCCTCCGCTGGGAACCGTCGACCGATTTTCTTTCGTTCAAGACGCCGAATTGGAAGGAATGCACGGTT carries:
- the LOC131687050 gene encoding uncharacterized protein LOC131687050, translating into MADERKFSELELTKQNIVDSMALLEYYAKEFDKDSKFAGQVEAWAEKLEKFYDEFHRTVVKLEMFSTDKEPIDLKKERQLFDGRYYALRSFYLAKLAKKIRSPPSANPAPSRPMNIRLPELNLPKFSGKLEDWCVFRDSFESAVGSRSDISAVEKMHYLKGLVQGEAARILDPIKISEQGYKDAWRTLRLRFEDNRQLIKCHIRTLFDTPAMRKESAEDLLALIDRFEQQISVLKSLGEPADRWSSILVYQLSIRLDPCTLREWENHCSKLDADNIASVLGGTAGTSEDTSTGASTSMPSYVTMVNFLQNYARVLQAVSSATSNTAPPRSKPNPTSKLAAFPVAATQQTAVSSAPSSSASKPKPCDKCGESHYLYSCPEFRKLNLRQRIDLVRQKNLCINCLRSSSHYARNCSGSRCRTCTKKHHTLLHTEPSDDNPASGQATGSTCCVALQPTLTAASALHAPNSLSPQSVSQAPIQQPSTSTSIANLSHMHAPSMSSQTALVSHTGEVIPGTVFLPTALVNIRNGRGRIVTARCLLDCASQRNFVSGALCERLQLPRIRLPHAIPISGIGNTTTLVEYQATITISSRVTPFSVQCSMLVLPSITVKLPQSTVEARHWPIPKHVELADPTFAVTGDIGMILGAAHFFQILRYGRISLGEELPLLQNTEFGWVVSGECLLENHDHSDPRKCQFSNPCTIDELVNRFWQLEEVHDAKGWSPSERYCEEHFLKNTTRNSEGRYVVKLPKRDELLWQLKDNKYNATRRFFSLERSLGASPDKKAMYQQFIHEYVRLGHMREIGPDEIDAQPQYYLPHHAVMKLDSTTTKLRTVFDASCRSKSGISLNDVLLPGPTIQDTLVTIVLRFRIHQFVLSADIEKMYRQILVHPTDQPLQRILWRDDPEAPLKSYQLRTVTYGTSSAPFLATRVLQKLADDEGQHFPLAEPAVRHDFYVDNLLSGSDDAESLAVTCNQLIAMLACAGLPLRQWSSNCQAILDTIPLELRETKTLLDLDHESSVTALGLRWEPSTDFLSFKTPNWKECTVLNKRTILSQISSLFDPLGLIGPTIAKAKIMLQSLWKLHLDWDTPVANGFAHEWHEFHQKFSALAHLRVSRHVLRPGYDRLEIHGFSDASESAYGACIYLRSIPAEGPCTVRLVISKSKVAPMGTQTIPRLELCAAQLLSRLLKQVQDSIDITATTYLWTDSSIVLNWISATPSTWKTFVANRVAEIQELTSHAVWNHVPSEDNPADLVSRGMDLDELLASALWWNGPQWLKLIFAPWPAKYVVATSNSDQPEVRQTIALPIVSVEPSDIVDRYSSLRQLLRIGTLLRRFAANCLHRKNHQPILVGPLTALDIDRTLLNLVRRIQQQYFANEIRQLETVGKVNRKSKLRYLHPTLVDGIIRVGGRLHNAAIPVDGRHPIVLPKHRFTDMIATREHHKTLHAGPSLLLSSLRQRFWPLGGRNLVRNIVHGCMVCARAKPKPLQQLMGDLPSVRVNQAYPFQNVGVDLAGPMYVRTSLRNKRSPFFKAYITVYVCMATKAVHLDLVSDLTTSTFIASLRRFVGRRGKPAHIYCDNATNFVGAQRELEELRKLFRTQVHQDAVANECADNGIQFHFIPPRSPTFGGIWEACVKSVKTLLRKILGNAHLTESELQTALIQVESMLNSRPITPLPDNPSDELALTPGHFLIGRPLNAVPDPDCREVPESRLSRWERVQQLTQHFWSRWHKEYLATLQSRYRWTEAMDNLAVGSIVALKDERAPPLKWPLGRVLSVHPGPDGLVRVATVKSTFGIVQRAIPKLCLLPVEVAPPIVAQSPAPTSSPTSATPNEGPCSGNRAAGRDPGPCSGNRAAGRDPGPCSGYRAAGRAPGPYSGK